A genomic stretch from Myxococcales bacterium includes:
- a CDS encoding 23S rRNA (adenine(2503)-C(2))-methyltransferase RlmN, whose product MTRRSFADLTLNELEALGPPGSARHLLGRLHRVGTWVQSTRNGEGLVPDVGRAARAFVEEHLDLTLPEIVGREPSADGATKLLIRLADGATVETVHMPRAVKNPRVTLCLSSQVGCAMGCTFCRTAEMGLVRNLRPDEIVGQVLAALLALGPADPGRVSLVFMGMGEPLHNVASVTRALEVLCDEAGLGLAPMRVTVSTSGLVAGIEALARAPRRPCLALSLNATTDEARSRIMPVTKKHGLEALREALLAYPARPHEKITLEYVLLSGVNDTAGDAARIAAFAAGYRSVVNVIPWNPYPSGGFERPDDGDAARFAGLLHDAGCLVTVRRSRGRDVGGACGQLATTSARAPRRARPS is encoded by the coding sequence ATGACCCGCCGCAGCTTCGCCGACCTCACCCTGAACGAACTCGAGGCGCTCGGCCCGCCGGGCTCCGCGCGCCACCTCCTCGGGCGGCTCCACCGCGTCGGCACATGGGTGCAGTCTACACGCAATGGCGAGGGCCTCGTCCCCGACGTAGGCCGCGCCGCCCGCGCCTTCGTGGAGGAGCACCTCGACCTGACGCTCCCCGAAATCGTCGGGCGCGAGCCCTCGGCCGACGGCGCCACGAAGCTGCTCATTCGCCTCGCCGACGGCGCGACCGTGGAGACCGTGCACATGCCGCGCGCGGTGAAGAACCCGCGGGTCACGCTCTGCCTCTCGAGCCAGGTCGGCTGCGCGATGGGGTGCACCTTCTGCCGCACGGCCGAGATGGGCCTCGTGCGAAACCTGCGGCCCGACGAGATCGTGGGCCAGGTGCTCGCGGCGCTGCTCGCGCTCGGCCCAGCCGACCCTGGGCGCGTGTCCCTCGTGTTCATGGGCATGGGCGAGCCGCTGCACAACGTGGCGAGCGTGACGCGCGCGCTCGAGGTGCTGTGCGACGAGGCGGGGCTCGGGCTCGCGCCGATGCGCGTGACCGTGTCGACCTCGGGCCTCGTCGCCGGGATCGAGGCGCTCGCGCGCGCGCCGCGGCGCCCCTGCCTCGCGCTCAGCTTGAACGCGACCACCGACGAGGCGCGCTCGCGCATCATGCCGGTCACGAAGAAGCACGGCCTCGAGGCGCTCCGCGAGGCGCTGCTCGCCTACCCGGCGAGGCCCCACGAGAAGATCACCCTCGAATACGTGCTGCTCTCCGGCGTGAACGACACCGCCGGCGACGCGGCCCGCATCGCCGCGTTCGCCGCGGGCTACCGCAGCGTGGTCAACGTCATCCCTTGGAATCCTTACCCGAGCGGGGGGTTCGAGCGCCCCGACGACGGGGACGCGGCCCGGTTCGCCGGGCTGCTGCACGACGCCGGCTGCCTCGTCACCGTGCGCCGCTCGCGAGGCCGCGACGTGGGCGGCGCCTGCGGCCAGCTCGCCACGACCTCGGCGCGCGCGCCGCGCCGGGCCAGACCAAGCTGA
- a CDS encoding sulfatase-like hydrolase/transferase produces MGKLVPLRRAVRSGLFLSCALLAGAHLASACGSEPGAAGDAGPDTTATGTGVAPPPPPPPPPPPPPDAGDAGANDADAAVDAGGDAAVDAGGDAAVDAGGDAGPTIPPNILLVIGDDMGVDSNVCYAVSANPGRAPRIAALCAAGVTFDNTWSMPLCSPTRATIMTGRHGFRTSVGFAGNPLPSAERALPRALTEGNPAYAAGAVGKWHLSGASNGGANHPNLVGFSSYAGNLQAQVANYSNWTRTVNGVNGPETGYATTVTTNDARDWITAQTTPWLMWLAYNSAHAPFHTPPAALHTYPEIIGVAPPARPVTHYHAMLEAMDMELGRLLDGLDPAVRARTWVIFVGDNGTPGECTQAPVPSGHAKGTLYQSGVTVPLTISGPGVVGPGRRVGALVHTVDLFKTILELANVDPALALPAGGATVDSVSLVPYLKNPAQAPLRTWVMTEQFGGGGFGRPGKTIRDASFKLIRFDAGDVELYDLRVDPQELTNLMAAPLSVEAAAHEASLTVELDALLASP; encoded by the coding sequence ATGGGAAAGCTCGTTCCACTTCGTCGCGCCGTGCGGAGCGGCCTGTTTCTCTCGTGCGCGCTGCTCGCGGGCGCCCACCTCGCGAGCGCCTGCGGCTCCGAGCCCGGCGCCGCGGGGGACGCCGGGCCAGACACGACCGCCACCGGCACGGGGGTCGCGCCGCCGCCGCCACCGCCGCCACCCCCGCCACCCCCCCCTGACGCGGGCGACGCTGGGGCGAACGACGCAGACGCGGCGGTCGACGCCGGCGGTGACGCGGCGGTCGACGCCGGCGGTGACGCGGCGGTCGACGCGGGCGGCGACGCGGGCCCCACGATCCCGCCCAACATCCTCCTCGTCATCGGCGACGACATGGGCGTCGACTCGAACGTCTGCTACGCGGTATCGGCCAACCCGGGCCGCGCGCCCCGCATCGCCGCGCTGTGCGCCGCGGGCGTCACCTTCGACAACACTTGGTCGATGCCCCTCTGCTCACCCACGCGCGCCACCATCATGACCGGGCGCCACGGGTTTCGCACTTCCGTCGGTTTCGCGGGCAACCCACTCCCCAGCGCCGAGCGCGCCCTCCCCCGCGCCCTCACCGAGGGCAACCCCGCCTACGCCGCGGGCGCGGTCGGCAAGTGGCATCTCTCCGGGGCGTCCAACGGCGGCGCGAACCACCCGAACCTGGTGGGCTTCTCTTCCTACGCGGGCAACCTGCAGGCGCAGGTCGCAAACTACTCGAACTGGACCCGCACCGTGAACGGCGTGAACGGCCCCGAGACCGGGTACGCCACGACGGTCACCACCAACGACGCGCGCGACTGGATCACCGCGCAGACCACGCCGTGGCTCATGTGGCTCGCGTACAACTCAGCCCACGCACCTTTCCATACGCCGCCCGCCGCGCTCCACACGTACCCCGAGATCATCGGCGTGGCGCCACCCGCGCGGCCCGTCACGCACTACCACGCGATGCTCGAGGCGATGGACATGGAGCTCGGGCGCCTGCTCGACGGCCTCGACCCCGCGGTGCGCGCGCGCACGTGGGTCATCTTCGTCGGCGACAACGGCACCCCGGGGGAGTGTACGCAGGCGCCTGTTCCCAGCGGACACGCGAAGGGCACGCTCTATCAGAGCGGCGTGACCGTGCCGCTCACCATCTCGGGCCCCGGCGTGGTGGGTCCCGGCCGACGCGTAGGAGCGCTGGTCCACACCGTCGATCTGTTCAAGACGATCCTCGAGCTCGCGAACGTCGATCCCGCCCTCGCCCTCCCGGCGGGCGGCGCCACCGTCGACTCCGTGAGCCTGGTCCCCTACCTCAAGAACCCCGCGCAGGCGCCCCTGCGCACGTGGGTGATGACCGAGCAGTTCGGGGGTGGTGGCTTCGGGCGGCCGGGCAAGACCATCCGCGACGCCTCGTTCAAGCTCATCCGCTTCGACGCGGGCGACGTCGAGCTCTACGATCTCCGGGTCGACCCGCAGGAGCTCACGAACCTCATGGCCGCGCCGCTCTCGGTCGAGGCCGCCGCCCACGAAGCGTCGCTCACGGTGGAGCTCGACGCGCTCCTCGCGAGCCCCTGA
- a CDS encoding sulfatase-like hydrolase/transferase, with the protein MTPSAPWPPRRRNVRRGLLLACALLAGAHLASACGSDPGVVTDAGPSPSATATTTTTTPPVPTAPPDAGDAGARDAASPPDATPADASADAPVDSGGDAAVDAAPPIPPNILLVIGDDMGVDSNVCYAVSADPGRAPRIAALCAGGVTFDNAWSMPSCSPTRATIMTGRHGFRTTVGFAGHPLPPGERALPTALTEGNPTYAVGAVGKWHLQGPLNGGANHPNLVGFPTYVGNLQGGVANYSSWTRTVNGVSAPETGYATTVTTNDARDWINAQATPWFLWLAYNSAHSPFHTPPATLHTYGEINGVPPPVRPYTHYHAMLEAMDMELGRLLDGLDPVVRARTWVIFVGDNGTPAEVAQAPIPTGHAKGTIYQGGVHVPLTISGPGVVAPGRRVSALVSTVDLFKTILELANVDPALALPAGGATVDSVSVVPYLKNPSQAPLRSWIMTEQFGNTAGFGRTGKTIRDASYKLIRFDAGDTELYDLRVDPQELDNLMAAPLSVEAAAHEQSLTMELDALLASP; encoded by the coding sequence ATGACCCCCTCAGCTCCCTGGCCTCCCCGGCGCCGCAACGTCCGGCGCGGCCTCTTGCTCGCCTGCGCGCTCCTGGCGGGAGCCCACCTCGCCAGCGCGTGCGGCTCCGACCCTGGCGTCGTCACGGACGCCGGTCCCAGCCCGAGCGCGACCGCCACCACGACCACGACGACGCCCCCCGTTCCCACCGCCCCGCCCGACGCGGGCGACGCGGGCGCGCGTGACGCGGCGTCGCCGCCCGACGCCACGCCCGCCGACGCGAGCGCCGACGCCCCGGTCGACAGCGGCGGTGACGCCGCGGTCGACGCGGCCCCACCGATCCCGCCGAACATCCTCCTCGTGATCGGCGACGACATGGGGGTCGACTCCAACGTCTGCTACGCGGTGTCGGCCGACCCGGGCCGCGCGCCTCGGATCGCCGCTCTGTGCGCCGGCGGCGTGACGTTCGACAACGCGTGGTCCATGCCCTCGTGCTCGCCCACGCGCGCCACCATCATGACGGGTCGGCACGGGTTCCGCACCACCGTAGGCTTCGCGGGCCACCCCCTGCCGCCCGGCGAGCGCGCGCTCCCTACGGCGCTCACAGAGGGAAACCCGACCTACGCGGTGGGCGCGGTGGGCAAGTGGCACCTCCAGGGGCCGCTGAATGGTGGCGCCAACCACCCGAATTTGGTGGGCTTTCCGACGTATGTCGGCAACCTCCAGGGCGGCGTCGCCAACTACTCGAGCTGGACGCGCACAGTGAACGGCGTGAGCGCCCCCGAGACCGGCTACGCCACCACGGTCACCACCAACGACGCCCGCGACTGGATCAACGCGCAGGCCACGCCCTGGTTTCTGTGGCTCGCGTACAACTCGGCCCACTCGCCGTTCCACACGCCGCCCGCCACGCTCCACACATACGGCGAGATCAACGGCGTGCCGCCGCCAGTGCGCCCCTATACGCACTACCATGCGATGCTCGAGGCGATGGACATGGAGCTCGGGCGCCTCCTCGACGGGCTCGATCCGGTCGTGCGCGCGCGCACGTGGGTCATCTTCGTCGGCGACAACGGGACGCCTGCCGAGGTGGCGCAGGCCCCCATCCCCACGGGACACGCGAAGGGCACGATCTACCAAGGGGGCGTCCACGTGCCGCTCACCATCTCCGGCCCCGGCGTCGTCGCCCCCGGGCGCCGCGTTTCGGCGCTCGTGAGCACGGTCGATCTGTTCAAGACCATCCTCGAGCTCGCGAACGTCGATCCCGCCCTCGCGCTCCCGGCGGGCGGCGCGACGGTCGACTCGGTGAGCGTCGTGCCTTATCTGAAGAACCCGAGCCAGGCGCCGCTCCGCTCGTGGATCATGACCGAGCAGTTCGGCAACACCGCCGGCTTCGGGCGCACCGGGAAGACCATCCGCGACGCGTCGTACAAGCTCATTCGCTTCGACGCCGGCGACACCGAGCTCTACGATCTCCGCGTCGATCCGCAGGAGCTCGACAACCTCATGGCCGCGCCGCTCTCGGTGGAGGCCGCCGCCCACGAGCAGTCACTCACGATGGAGCTCGACGCCCTCCTCGCGAGCCCTTGA
- a CDS encoding SCO family protein — protein sequence MKTSLLLAFVAVLLLVLRARAGATEPASQRAAAVATQGTPAQGGGASLIPFYSTADFTAEWLAPVDPRYARIHRVGPFSLRDQQGELVSNASLRGKLYVASFFFTQCTSLCPKMLVNLRRVQRAFQDEPRVILVSHSVMPSVDSEAVLRRYARENGVDGQKWKLVSGDKETVYALARRSYFAEKRAGLRKSDRELLHTENMLIVDGEGRLRGVFNATLPVEADRAIDELRQLLRELP from the coding sequence ATGAAAACTAGTCTCCTGCTGGCCTTCGTGGCGGTGCTCCTGTTGGTGCTCCGCGCGCGGGCGGGGGCGACCGAGCCTGCTTCGCAGCGGGCCGCGGCGGTGGCCACGCAGGGCACGCCCGCCCAGGGGGGAGGCGCCTCGCTGATCCCCTTTTATTCGACGGCCGATTTCACGGCAGAGTGGCTCGCCCCCGTCGACCCGAGGTACGCGCGCATCCACCGAGTCGGCCCGTTCTCGCTGCGAGACCAGCAGGGCGAGCTGGTATCGAACGCGTCGCTCCGCGGAAAGCTCTACGTCGCGAGCTTCTTCTTCACGCAGTGCACGTCGCTCTGCCCGAAGATGTTGGTCAATCTGCGCCGCGTTCAGCGCGCCTTCCAGGACGAGCCCCGCGTGATCTTGGTGTCGCACTCGGTCATGCCGAGCGTCGACTCGGAGGCCGTGCTCCGCCGCTATGCCCGCGAGAACGGCGTGGACGGGCAGAAGTGGAAGCTCGTCTCGGGCGACAAGGAGACTGTGTACGCGCTGGCGCGACGCTCGTATTTCGCGGAGAAGCGCGCCGGCCTCCGGAAGAGCGACCGTGAGCTGCTCCACACGGAGAACATGCTGATCGTAGACGGCGAGGGGCGGCTCCGGGGCGTGTTCAACGCCACCCTCCCGGTCGAGGCCGACCGCGCGATCGACGAGCTGCGACAGCTCCTCCGCGAGCTCCCCTGA
- a CDS encoding YHYH protein: MSMRSKPCPPAPRSSLATRLPRTLRWTALLATLMACEIPAGPTPAGGAAGSAPGTAPGTSAPGSAAASDPSVPAGFRGFYNVTSITTDATSVIIRTTDVPDHKSPFFGKTSPKYEAYNGDNPSFNTAINLMGMVSDPTLKAQDITLRIPKNPKVAATHTATGLGAIGVAVNGVVLYNQYNGRRALLDSLEFNNMDQYGGHPTPAPALQYHYHVEPVHLTKTLGADALMAYLLDGFPVYGPEENGVRLRSADLDAYHGHEHPTPEYPNGIYHYHFTDDAPWLNGDAYYGTPGTATR, translated from the coding sequence ATGTCCATGCGCTCGAAGCCCTGTCCGCCCGCCCCTCGGTCCTCCCTCGCGACGCGCCTCCCGCGCACGCTGCGGTGGACGGCCCTCCTCGCCACGCTCATGGCGTGCGAGATCCCCGCGGGCCCGACGCCCGCTGGCGGCGCGGCCGGAAGCGCGCCGGGCACCGCACCCGGCACCAGCGCGCCTGGCTCCGCCGCGGCGAGCGACCCCAGCGTGCCCGCGGGGTTTCGCGGATTCTACAACGTGACGTCGATCACCACAGACGCCACGAGCGTCATCATTCGCACGACCGACGTGCCCGACCACAAGAGCCCGTTCTTCGGCAAGACCAGCCCGAAGTACGAGGCCTACAACGGCGACAACCCGTCGTTCAACACGGCCATCAACCTGATGGGGATGGTCTCCGACCCCACGCTGAAGGCTCAAGACATCACCCTGCGAATCCCCAAGAACCCGAAGGTGGCCGCCACCCACACGGCCACGGGGCTCGGGGCCATCGGCGTGGCCGTGAACGGCGTGGTCCTCTACAACCAGTACAACGGACGCCGCGCGCTGCTCGACTCGCTCGAGTTCAACAACATGGACCAATACGGCGGCCACCCCACGCCGGCGCCCGCGCTTCAGTATCACTACCACGTCGAGCCCGTACACCTCACGAAGACCCTCGGCGCCGACGCCCTCATGGCCTATCTGCTCGACGGCTTCCCAGTGTACGGACCGGAGGAGAACGGCGTGCGCCTGCGCTCGGCCGACCTCGACGCGTACCACGGGCACGAGCACCCGACACCCGAGTACCCGAACGGCATTTACCACTACCACTTCACCGACGACGCGCCGTGGCTCAACGGGGACGCGTACTACGGCACGCCCGGCACGGCGACTCGGTGA
- a CDS encoding Uma2 family endonuclease, producing the protein MVLSAKKRARDDLYPASDDMGEHEIQRLIAELLRPLLARFLAEHARPGEVAHVGADQFIYWQEGKPGSRLAPDVYVLPGIDPDIAIRSWKIWETGVVPSLAFEIVGDDVTKDYEDGPAQYDELGVEELVVFDPHATATSRTRVRFQVFRRLKRRGLVRVDATQGDRVRSKVLGAWIRAVGHGDAVRLRLGLGPEGQTLYPTEAEAERAAKESERAAKESERAAKESERAAREAERAGRLAAEAEVARLRALLRKPR; encoded by the coding sequence ATGGTCTTGTCCGCAAAGAAGCGCGCGCGCGACGACCTCTACCCCGCGAGCGACGACATGGGCGAGCACGAGATCCAGCGGCTCATCGCCGAGCTCCTCCGGCCGCTCCTGGCGCGATTTCTGGCCGAGCACGCCAGGCCGGGGGAGGTGGCGCACGTGGGCGCCGACCAGTTCATCTATTGGCAAGAAGGCAAGCCTGGCAGCCGCCTCGCGCCGGACGTCTATGTCCTCCCGGGCATCGATCCCGACATCGCGATTCGGTCGTGGAAGATCTGGGAGACCGGGGTCGTGCCGAGCCTGGCTTTCGAGATTGTCGGCGACGACGTCACGAAGGACTACGAGGACGGGCCGGCCCAGTACGACGAGCTGGGCGTGGAGGAGCTCGTGGTGTTCGATCCCCACGCGACGGCGACGAGCCGCACCCGCGTGCGCTTCCAAGTGTTTCGGAGGCTGAAGCGCCGGGGCCTCGTGCGAGTCGACGCCACCCAGGGCGACCGCGTGCGCTCGAAGGTGCTCGGCGCCTGGATCCGCGCGGTAGGTCATGGCGACGCGGTTCGACTGCGCCTCGGGCTCGGGCCAGAGGGTCAGACCCTCTATCCCACCGAGGCGGAGGCGGAGCGGGCGGCGAAGGAGAGCGAGCGGGCGGCGAAGGAGAGCGAGCGGGCGGCGAAGGAGAGCGAGCGGGCGGCGAGGGAGGCCGAGCGCGCGGGGCGACTGGCGGCCGAGGCCGAGGTCGCGAGGCTACGAGCGCTCCTGCGCAAGCCCCGCTGA
- a CDS encoding TonB-dependent receptor plug domain-containing protein — translation MPARRPSLSALHAALVVALATAGAGRAQAQPRAEPTTRAPGSSAVTPPRLISVPLLPYPSSARGDATVTLTLVVTTEGAVREVQAETDGTAGAAGPFAEAAVTAVRTWKYAPATREGRAVAAKIKVLVRFTEPTPAAAPTTTPATPTTPATPTIPGATPPRAPIVEQARITGLRAEAGRTASLSRAEVRQVPGTFGDPFRAVEIMPGVTPIVSGLPYFFVRGAPPGNVGYFLDGLRVPVLFHVGAGPSVVNPGFVQQVDLYPGGYPARYGRFAGGVVAGELLEPLERPRGELNLRLFDVGAMVETPFGSGRGSVGVGGRYSYTAALFSLFSPETLLQYWDYQARASFALSEDDRVSVLAMGSYDYLAQKVPDAEPLTLFGAEFHRLDLRYERRLGGHGRLRQAVTLGVDSSVISADRSTRDRLVGTRTELEYRLSPTALVRAGADLQLDSYDVRSGLADLSPSAATVASLFPSRADLVMGARADVVLQAHSRLEVVPGARVDLFTSEGAVAAAIDPRLATRTRLTDRVSILSAAGLAHQAPAFVVPVPGLQPGGLRGGLQKAVQQSLGLSVDLLPDTTLTLTGFHNGFFDMSDPLGATPRATQGCPPGSLPTGTLAGDRVTDPGPTGGTCGPRFAEGALGPDRSGGGGQGADSATAQRNAAALEVRTRGRSYGVEVFLKKRLTSRLGGFFSYTLSRSTRTYGGREYVATFDRAHVLNLAVALDLGRRWRAGTRVVFYTGVPQASGDDGAPSERLPPFFRVDLRLEKRWALSATAHVAVVAEWLNATLTKEAIATRCTLAGCESQFIGPVTIPSLGLEGGF, via the coding sequence ATGCCCGCGCGTCGGCCGAGCCTCTCCGCGCTCCATGCAGCGCTGGTCGTCGCGCTCGCCACCGCGGGGGCGGGAAGGGCCCAAGCCCAGCCGCGCGCGGAGCCGACGACGCGGGCGCCCGGAAGCTCGGCCGTGACGCCCCCGCGGCTGATCTCCGTGCCTCTCCTGCCCTACCCGTCGAGCGCGCGCGGCGACGCGACCGTGACGCTGACGCTCGTCGTCACGACCGAGGGTGCGGTGCGAGAGGTCCAGGCCGAAACGGACGGAACGGCCGGCGCCGCCGGCCCGTTCGCGGAGGCCGCGGTCACCGCCGTGCGCACCTGGAAGTACGCGCCCGCGACGCGCGAGGGGCGGGCCGTCGCCGCGAAGATCAAGGTGCTCGTGCGGTTCACGGAGCCCACGCCTGCGGCGGCCCCGACGACGACCCCCGCCACCCCAACGACGCCCGCGACCCCGACGATCCCCGGCGCGACCCCGCCTCGCGCGCCGATCGTCGAGCAGGCGCGGATCACGGGGCTGCGGGCCGAGGCGGGGCGCACGGCCTCGCTCTCGCGCGCCGAGGTTCGTCAGGTGCCGGGGACCTTCGGCGATCCCTTCCGGGCCGTCGAGATCATGCCCGGCGTCACGCCCATCGTCTCGGGGCTGCCGTACTTCTTCGTGCGCGGTGCCCCGCCGGGGAACGTGGGGTACTTCCTCGACGGCCTCCGCGTCCCTGTGCTGTTTCACGTCGGCGCGGGCCCCTCGGTGGTGAACCCCGGTTTCGTACAGCAGGTTGACCTCTACCCGGGCGGGTACCCCGCGCGCTACGGCCGCTTCGCGGGCGGCGTGGTGGCGGGGGAGCTGCTCGAGCCGCTCGAGCGGCCACGCGGCGAGCTCAACCTTCGACTGTTCGACGTGGGCGCGATGGTCGAGACGCCGTTCGGGAGCGGCCGCGGGAGCGTCGGGGTGGGCGGTCGTTATTCGTACACCGCCGCGCTCTTCTCGCTCTTCTCGCCCGAGACCCTCCTCCAGTATTGGGACTACCAAGCTCGCGCTAGCTTCGCGCTCTCCGAAGACGACCGCGTCTCGGTGCTCGCGATGGGGTCGTACGATTACCTCGCGCAGAAGGTGCCGGACGCCGAGCCGCTCACCCTGTTCGGCGCGGAGTTCCACAGGCTGGACCTGCGCTACGAGCGGCGCCTCGGAGGGCACGGGCGGCTGCGCCAGGCCGTCACGCTCGGGGTCGACTCCTCGGTGATCTCCGCGGACCGCAGCACGCGCGACAGGCTCGTAGGGACCCGCACCGAGCTCGAATACCGACTCTCGCCGACCGCGCTCGTCCGCGCCGGCGCCGACCTGCAGCTCGACTCCTACGACGTGCGGAGCGGCCTCGCAGACCTCAGCCCCTCTGCGGCGACCGTCGCGTCACTCTTCCCCTCGCGCGCCGACCTCGTGATGGGCGCGCGCGCCGACGTGGTCCTCCAGGCGCACTCGCGGCTCGAGGTGGTCCCGGGGGCGCGGGTCGATCTCTTCACCTCGGAGGGGGCCGTGGCGGCCGCGATCGATCCCCGCCTCGCGACGCGCACGCGCCTCACGGACCGCGTCTCGATTTTGTCCGCCGCGGGGCTCGCCCACCAGGCACCGGCCTTCGTCGTCCCCGTGCCGGGGCTCCAGCCCGGCGGGCTCCGCGGCGGGCTCCAGAAGGCCGTCCAGCAGAGCCTGGGCCTCTCGGTCGATCTGCTCCCGGACACCACGCTCACGCTGACTGGATTCCACAATGGTTTCTTCGACATGAGCGATCCGCTGGGGGCCACACCTCGCGCGACGCAGGGGTGCCCCCCGGGCTCGCTGCCGACCGGCACGCTCGCGGGCGACCGCGTGACAGACCCCGGCCCGACGGGGGGCACGTGCGGTCCGCGCTTCGCGGAGGGAGCGCTCGGGCCCGACCGCTCGGGGGGCGGTGGACAGGGCGCGGACAGCGCGACCGCGCAGCGCAACGCGGCCGCGCTGGAGGTGCGCACGCGAGGCCGGTCGTACGGCGTGGAGGTGTTCTTGAAGAAGCGCCTCACGAGCCGGCTCGGCGGCTTCTTCTCGTACACGCTGTCTCGCTCGACTCGCACCTACGGCGGTCGCGAGTACGTGGCCACGTTCGACCGCGCGCACGTCTTGAACCTGGCCGTGGCGCTCGACCTCGGCCGCCGCTGGCGTGCGGGGACCCGCGTGGTGTTCTACACGGGGGTCCCGCAGGCCTCCGGCGACGACGGCGCGCCGAGCGAGCGCCTGCCTCCCTTCTTCCGAGTGGATCTGCGGCTCGAGAAGCGCTGGGCCCTCAGCGCGACGGCGCACGTCGCCGTCGTCGCGGAGTGGCTGAACGCGACGCTCACGAAGGAGGCGATCGCCACGCGCTGCACGCTCGCGGGGTGCGAGTCCCAGTTCATCGGCCCGGTGACGATCCCGAGCCTCGGGCTGGAGGGCGGGTTTTGA